From one Acidobacteriota bacterium genomic stretch:
- a CDS encoding CaiB/BaiF CoA-transferase family protein translates to MITSGKDLGEAPARRPLDGIRVLEMGQLMAGPFAGTLLAYYGAEVIKIEPPEGDPVRGLRRVEDGTSLWWYTLGRNKKSVVLDLRQEAGREIARRLAHRVDVVVENFRPGTLERWGLDPASIQPQNPGLIYARVSGYGQTGPRASQPGYASVCEGFGGLRQVTGFPDGPPVRANLSLGDSLSGLHAAFGVVLALLDRARRGADAGPGQVVDLAIFESVFNMLEAVVPEYDRLGEVRQPSGTTITGIVPSNTYPCKDGKSVIIGGNGDSIYRRLMRTAGRPDLAEDPRLAHNEGRVRHQQEVDDALAAWTRTLTVEEALVALEAASVPAGPIYSVADMMEDEQYRARELFEEVEAGGKPLKIPAIAPKLSATPGRTDWAGPPLGAHTREVLQEMLGLDEEEIQRLQQQGVV, encoded by the coding sequence GTGATTACGAGTGGCAAAGATCTCGGCGAAGCTCCGGCCCGACGGCCCCTGGACGGCATTCGAGTACTGGAAATGGGCCAGCTCATGGCCGGACCCTTCGCCGGCACCCTGTTGGCCTACTACGGCGCCGAGGTGATCAAGATCGAGCCGCCGGAGGGGGATCCGGTGCGCGGGCTTCGGCGGGTGGAGGACGGGACCTCGCTGTGGTGGTACACCCTGGGGCGGAACAAGAAGTCCGTCGTTCTCGATCTGCGCCAGGAAGCAGGCCGGGAGATCGCCCGCCGGTTGGCTCACCGGGTGGACGTGGTGGTGGAGAATTTCCGTCCCGGAACCCTGGAGCGCTGGGGGCTCGATCCGGCATCCATCCAGCCGCAGAACCCGGGGCTGATCTACGCCCGCGTCTCGGGCTACGGCCAGACCGGCCCCAGAGCTTCCCAGCCGGGCTACGCCTCAGTGTGCGAAGGCTTCGGTGGGCTGCGGCAGGTGACCGGCTTCCCCGACGGGCCTCCGGTGCGGGCCAATCTCTCGTTGGGAGACTCGCTTTCCGGTCTCCACGCCGCCTTTGGAGTGGTGCTGGCTCTCCTCGACCGGGCTCGCCGAGGAGCCGACGCCGGCCCCGGCCAGGTGGTGGATCTGGCGATCTTCGAGTCGGTCTTCAACATGCTCGAAGCGGTGGTGCCGGAATATGACCGCTTGGGGGAGGTGCGCCAACCCTCCGGCACCACCATCACCGGCATCGTGCCGAGCAACACCTACCCCTGCAAGGACGGCAAGTCGGTGATCATCGGCGGCAACGGCGACTCCATCTATCGGCGCCTGATGCGCACCGCCGGCCGCCCGGATTTGGCGGAGGATCCGCGGCTGGCCCACAACGAGGGCAGGGTGCGCCATCAGCAGGAGGTCGACGACGCCCTCGCCGCATGGACCCGCACCCTCACCGTCGAAGAGGCCCTGGTGGCGCTGGAGGCGGCATCGGTGCCCGCGGGCCCCATCTACAGCGTTGCCGACATGATGGAGGACGAGCAGTATCGGGCGCGGGAGCTCTTCGAAGAGGTGGAGGCCGGCGGCAAGCCGCTGAAGATTCCTGCCATAGCCCCCAAGCTCTCGGCGACCCCCGGCCGCACCGATTGGGCCGGGCCACCGCTGGGAGCCCACACC